From Chryseobacterium joostei, the proteins below share one genomic window:
- the ruvA gene encoding Holliday junction branch migration protein RuvA, whose protein sequence is MIFSLQGTVQELTPTYAVINVQGVGYYVGISLMTSQTLALNQQTFLFTQQIIREDAHLLFGFNTRSEKEMFNLLISVNGVGAVSALILLSTLSLDEIASAILSGNGTLIQKAKGIGAKTAERIIVDLKDKVQKFSGPAENISLLVDNKIKEESLSALEVLGIPKRTSEKMADKILKQNPSISVEELVKQILKNI, encoded by the coding sequence ATGATATTTTCTTTACAAGGCACCGTTCAGGAATTGACACCTACCTACGCAGTAATCAATGTACAAGGAGTTGGTTACTATGTAGGTATCAGTCTGATGACCTCACAAACACTGGCTTTAAATCAACAAACTTTTTTATTCACTCAGCAAATTATCCGTGAAGATGCTCATCTTCTGTTCGGTTTTAACACTCGTTCAGAAAAAGAAATGTTCAATCTGTTAATAAGCGTTAATGGAGTAGGGGCTGTTTCTGCGCTTATTTTGCTGTCCACTCTAAGTTTGGATGAGATTGCTTCGGCTATTCTTTCCGGTAATGGTACACTGATTCAGAAAGCCAAGGGAATTGGGGCAAAAACAGCAGAAAGAATTATTGTAGATCTTAAAGATAAAGTACAGAAATTCAGTGGTCCGGCAGAGAATATTTCATTGCTGGTAGATAATAAAATCAAGGAAGAATCGTTATCTGCATTAGAAGTTTTAGGAATTCCTAAACGTACGAGCGAAAAGATGGCGGATAAGATTTTAAAACAAAATCCAAGTATCTCGGTTGAAGAATTGGTTAAACAAATTTTAAAAAACATTTAA
- a CDS encoding MFS transporter, with product MSKTNQPTNYPALYTLVLVFFFWGFIAAGNSIFIPFCKNYFSLDQFQSQLIDFAFYTAYFLGALLLFIFSTIKGIDIIGKWGYKKSIVYGLLLSALGAAIMIIAVKSNVYYGMLIGLFVVALGFSIQQTAANPFAVLLGDPKTGASRQNLAGGINSFGTSIGPIIVGLALFGTTATVDDDQIKHLALDKVILLYTAVGALFLIAAGIFYFSKKLPDGISTEPMEKAGKARKTLVAMTALVILFFIPVFSSYNSEEAKSIETLSHQITTLESNVKKETNAATIDAYQAQIVKTKTELETIKHPLEKKRMLYLGGALLAVIACLVFANSSAKKNAEGWGAMKYPQLVLGMIAILAYVGVEVAIGSNLGELLSLPEFGGHQSSDLAPYISMYWGSLMIGRWTGAIAVFNLNKQQQTIATIIVPFIAFSVIIGINTIAQKDMSHLYFYAICVAIQVVLFLISKNKPAVTLIIFGLFGTAAMITGLLTTGNVAIYAFLSGGLACSIMWPSIFTLAITGLGKYTAQGSAFLVMMILGGGIIPPLQGKLSDIIGIHNSYVIPVLCFVYITLFAYLAKKSLFRQGINVDVLESEGAH from the coding sequence ATGTCAAAAACCAACCAGCCGACTAATTACCCGGCATTGTACACACTTGTACTTGTATTTTTTTTCTGGGGTTTTATTGCTGCCGGCAATAGTATCTTCATCCCTTTTTGTAAAAACTATTTTTCTCTTGACCAGTTTCAGTCTCAGTTAATAGATTTTGCATTTTATACCGCTTATTTCCTGGGAGCATTATTGCTTTTCATATTCAGTACCATAAAAGGAATTGATATTATTGGTAAGTGGGGATATAAAAAGAGTATTGTCTACGGGCTACTACTCTCTGCCCTCGGTGCAGCCATCATGATTATTGCCGTTAAAAGCAATGTATATTATGGAATGCTTATAGGTTTATTTGTGGTAGCACTGGGCTTTTCTATCCAGCAAACCGCCGCAAACCCTTTTGCAGTTCTGCTAGGAGACCCTAAAACCGGTGCAAGCCGACAGAATCTTGCAGGAGGAATTAACTCGTTTGGTACATCCATCGGGCCTATTATTGTTGGGCTGGCTCTTTTTGGAACCACTGCTACAGTAGATGATGATCAAATCAAACATCTGGCACTTGATAAAGTAATCTTGCTTTATACTGCGGTAGGAGCATTGTTCTTAATAGCTGCCGGGATCTTTTATTTTTCAAAGAAACTTCCTGATGGTATCTCTACTGAACCTATGGAAAAAGCTGGTAAGGCAAGGAAAACACTTGTGGCAATGACTGCCCTTGTTATTCTTTTCTTTATTCCTGTATTTAGCAGCTATAACTCTGAAGAAGCTAAAAGTATTGAAACTTTAAGTCATCAAATAACAACATTGGAAAGCAATGTAAAAAAGGAAACCAACGCTGCAACTATTGATGCCTACCAGGCACAAATTGTTAAAACAAAGACAGAGCTGGAAACCATCAAGCATCCATTAGAGAAAAAGAGAATGCTTTATCTTGGAGGTGCTTTGCTTGCTGTAATTGCTTGTCTTGTATTTGCTAATTCAAGTGCAAAGAAAAACGCTGAAGGCTGGGGTGCCATGAAATATCCGCAGCTTGTTCTTGGGATGATTGCCATTCTTGCCTATGTAGGTGTGGAAGTGGCTATTGGAAGTAACCTGGGAGAACTTTTAAGCCTGCCGGAATTTGGCGGACACCAGTCCTCTGATCTTGCTCCTTATATTTCCATGTATTGGGGAAGTTTGATGATCGGAAGATGGACAGGTGCTATTGCTGTTTTTAACCTAAATAAGCAACAACAAACCATTGCTACTATCATTGTTCCTTTTATTGCTTTTTCAGTGATTATTGGTATCAATACGATTGCGCAAAAAGATATGTCTCACCTGTATTTCTATGCTATTTGTGTAGCCATTCAGGTTGTATTATTCTTAATCAGTAAAAACAAGCCTGCTGTAACGTTGATTATCTTCGGATTATTTGGAACTGCAGCCATGATTACAGGATTATTGACTACAGGAAATGTTGCCATCTATGCTTTCCTTTCCGGAGGTCTTGCATGCAGTATCATGTGGCCATCCATTTTTACATTAGCAATTACCGGATTAGGAAAATATACGGCTCAGGGATCTGCATTCTTAGTAATGATGATTTTGGGAGGGGGTATTATTCCGCCACTTCAGGGTAAGCTTTCTGATATTATCGGAATTCATAACTCTTACGTGATTCCTGTATTATGCTTTGTGTACATTACTTTATTTGCTTATTTGGCAAAAAAATCTTTATTTAGACAAGGTATTAACGTTGACGTTTTAGAATCCGAAGGTGCTCACTAA
- a CDS encoding GtrA family protein, which yields MKEILIRQKQVLFFIVAGGLSAIVEIGSFKIFSTYLPHFFESETDFHGIHYPLSNIFSTSCGIITNYFLSIWFVFERGKHSKRREFAYFMMVSFISTLLSLGFFQIFYSFIFKDNINLFFYTLSPEMISKIAAILLVSILNYSVKKKVIFNG from the coding sequence ATGAAAGAAATACTTATACGCCAGAAACAGGTTTTGTTCTTCATCGTTGCAGGAGGACTAAGTGCTATCGTTGAAATTGGCAGCTTCAAGATATTCAGCACCTACCTCCCTCACTTCTTTGAAAGCGAAACCGATTTTCATGGTATTCACTATCCTTTAAGCAACATTTTCTCCACCAGCTGTGGGATCATCACCAATTACTTCCTGAGCATCTGGTTTGTTTTTGAAAGAGGAAAACATTCCAAGAGAAGAGAGTTCGCTTACTTTATGATGGTATCTTTTATTTCAACATTGCTTAGCTTAGGCTTCTTCCAGATATTTTACAGTTTCATATTTAAGGATAATATCAATTTATTTTTTTATACCTTGAGTCCGGAAATGATCAGTAAGATTGCTGCAATTCTATTGGTTTCCATTCTTAATTATTCGGTAAAGAAGAAAGTAATTTTTAACGGTTAA
- a CDS encoding thiopeptide-type bacteriocin biosynthesis protein produces the protein MMNVTREFIPGSEWLYIKIYTGIKTADIILEEAVKPLLQNFQQEKLIKKWFFIRYNDPRSHLRVRFELSDSSHFNKIFTLINEYLKEYINSGEISGIILDTYQREIERYGKDTIGQAEFLFWKSSSNILNEYLHFDDEDKIIISLFYIDTLLECIGLESFVKLDWVKKDNLAFKHEFNADKKLNSQLDKKYRTFILKYSEFLQSDDYMTFRNNIITELRESEKELKYIMEYYQGSVHDFFQSIFHMHINRMFISNQRLFEMVIYDYLFRYYKSLVFKNNLQL, from the coding sequence ATGATGAATGTTACAAGAGAATTTATTCCGGGAAGTGAATGGCTGTATATTAAAATCTATACGGGGATCAAAACAGCAGATATTATTCTGGAAGAAGCTGTAAAGCCATTGTTGCAGAACTTTCAGCAGGAGAAATTGATAAAGAAATGGTTTTTTATACGTTACAATGATCCCAGGTCCCATCTTCGTGTTCGTTTTGAACTCTCAGATTCTTCTCATTTCAATAAAATATTTACCTTAATTAATGAATACTTAAAGGAATATATTAATTCCGGAGAAATTTCAGGAATTATATTGGATACCTATCAACGCGAGATTGAGAGATATGGAAAAGATACTATTGGGCAGGCTGAGTTTTTATTCTGGAAAAGCAGCAGCAATATCTTGAATGAGTATCTCCATTTTGATGATGAAGATAAAATAATTATATCTCTTTTTTATATTGATACCCTGTTGGAATGTATTGGTTTGGAGTCTTTTGTGAAATTAGATTGGGTGAAAAAAGATAACTTAGCATTCAAACATGAATTCAATGCAGATAAAAAACTGAACAGCCAGCTGGATAAAAAATACAGAACATTTATTTTGAAGTATTCTGAATTTTTACAATCGGATGATTATATGACTTTCAGAAACAATATCATTACAGAGCTCCGCGAGTCTGAAAAAGAGTTGAAGTATATCATGGAGTATTATCAGGGTTCTGTTCATGATTTTTTTCAAAGTATATTCCATATGCACATTAACAGGATGTTTATATCGAATCAGCGGTTGTTTGAAATGGTTATTTATGATTATCTATTCCGATATTATAAATCACTCGTTTTTAAAAATAATCTACAATTATAA
- a CDS encoding NADP-dependent malic enzyme produces the protein MSSNNNRDEKNFSQAALDYHKAEPKGKIEVIPSKPHSSQRDLSLAYSPGVAVPCMEIHDKPETVYDYTGKGNLVAVISNGTAVLGLGDIGAEASKPVMEGKGLLFKIFADINVFDIEIDEKDPDKFIEIVKGIAPTFGGINLEDIKAPEAFYIEQKLKEELNIPLMHDDQHGTAIISAAALINSLQIANKKIDEVKMVVNGAGAAAIACTKLYISLGLKKENVLMCDSKGVINHKRENLTPEKLDFIAQTDIETLEDAVKGSDVFVGLSKGNVMTPEMLQSMNENPIVFALANPDPEIAYDLALATRKDVIMATGRSDYPNQVNNVLGFPYIFRGALDVQATGINEEMKLAAVHAIADLAKEPVPEAVILAYNVQSLQFGREYFIPKPFDNRLITKVSSAVAKAAMESGVARKNIADFEEYEHQLLDRMGRDERLVRMMQSRAKSNPKRITLGNAEEYNVLKAAQILYEEGIAFPSLLGDKKYIKEQMERYGINLDVPIIDPSDDDQKENRKKYRETLWKLRQRKGMNEYKAKRYVRQRDYFGPLMLKHGDTDGLIVGFSKNYTSVLRPILEVIEKDKGVDKVAAMMMILSEKKPIFFADTSINQNPTSEDLVNIAKMAEFTVKSFAIEPRIAMLGFENFAAISETSKKVAKAVSILHEKYPKMIVDGEIQPDFAMNADHLSDYPFSKLGTTPANTFIFPNLESANLSYKILRGMKVAQVIGPILMGLKQPVHVLQMRSSVDEIVNLATIAVLDAQRREKK, from the coding sequence ATGTCAAGTAACAACAATCGCGACGAAAAGAATTTTAGTCAGGCCGCGTTAGATTATCATAAAGCAGAACCTAAAGGAAAAATAGAAGTTATACCATCCAAGCCACACTCCTCCCAAAGAGACTTGTCATTGGCATATTCTCCGGGAGTAGCAGTTCCTTGTATGGAAATCCACGACAAGCCAGAAACGGTATACGATTATACAGGAAAAGGAAACTTGGTTGCTGTAATTTCTAATGGTACAGCTGTACTTGGACTAGGAGATATTGGTGCAGAAGCTTCAAAGCCAGTGATGGAAGGAAAGGGGCTTTTGTTCAAGATTTTTGCAGATATCAACGTTTTTGATATTGAAATCGATGAAAAGGATCCGGATAAATTTATTGAAATCGTGAAAGGTATTGCTCCAACATTTGGAGGAATTAACCTTGAAGATATCAAGGCTCCTGAAGCATTTTATATAGAACAAAAACTAAAGGAAGAATTAAATATTCCTTTGATGCATGATGACCAGCATGGAACAGCAATTATTTCTGCAGCAGCATTAATCAACTCATTACAAATCGCCAATAAAAAAATTGACGAGGTAAAGATGGTGGTAAATGGTGCGGGAGCAGCAGCAATTGCATGTACAAAGCTTTATATTTCATTAGGATTGAAAAAAGAAAACGTCCTGATGTGCGACAGTAAGGGGGTAATTAATCATAAGAGAGAAAACCTTACTCCTGAAAAATTAGACTTTATTGCCCAAACAGATATTGAAACATTAGAAGATGCTGTAAAAGGATCCGATGTTTTTGTGGGATTATCTAAAGGAAACGTGATGACTCCGGAGATGCTGCAGAGCATGAACGAGAACCCTATCGTATTTGCCTTGGCTAACCCAGATCCTGAAATTGCTTACGATTTAGCTCTTGCAACCCGTAAGGATGTAATCATGGCAACAGGAAGAAGTGATTATCCTAACCAGGTAAATAATGTATTAGGATTCCCATATATTTTCCGTGGGGCATTGGATGTTCAGGCTACAGGAATTAATGAAGAAATGAAATTGGCAGCTGTACACGCTATTGCAGATTTGGCAAAAGAACCGGTACCGGAAGCTGTAATTTTAGCATACAATGTTCAGAGCTTACAATTCGGAAGAGAGTATTTCATTCCAAAACCATTTGATAACAGATTGATCACTAAAGTATCAAGTGCTGTTGCAAAAGCAGCTATGGAAAGTGGTGTTGCAAGAAAAAATATTGCAGACTTTGAAGAGTATGAGCACCAGCTTCTAGACAGAATGGGAAGAGATGAAAGATTGGTGAGAATGATGCAAAGCCGTGCAAAATCCAATCCGAAGAGAATTACCCTTGGAAATGCTGAAGAATATAATGTATTAAAGGCGGCTCAGATTCTTTACGAAGAAGGAATTGCCTTCCCAAGTCTTTTAGGAGACAAAAAATACATCAAGGAACAAATGGAACGCTACGGAATTAACCTGGATGTTCCAATCATTGATCCAAGTGATGATGATCAGAAAGAAAACAGAAAAAAATACAGAGAAACCCTTTGGAAACTTCGTCAGAGAAAAGGAATGAACGAGTACAAGGCAAAGAGATATGTTCGTCAGAGAGACTATTTCGGACCTTTAATGCTTAAGCATGGAGATACTGATGGTCTTATCGTGGGATTCTCTAAAAACTATACATCGGTATTACGTCCTATTTTAGAAGTTATTGAAAAAGATAAAGGAGTAGACAAAGTAGCAGCAATGATGATGATCTTATCTGAAAAGAAACCTATTTTCTTCGCAGATACATCCATCAATCAGAACCCTACCTCTGAAGATCTTGTGAATATTGCTAAAATGGCAGAATTTACAGTAAAATCTTTTGCTATTGAACCTAGAATTGCAATGCTTGGCTTTGAAAACTTTGCAGCAATCTCTGAGACTTCTAAAAAAGTAGCTAAAGCAGTGAGTATTCTTCACGAGAAATATCCTAAAATGATTGTAGATGGTGAAATTCAACCGGATTTTGCAATGAATGCAGATCATTTAAGTGATTATCCTTTCTCAAAATTAGGCACAACTCCGGCAAACACATTCATCTTCCCGAATCTGGAAAGTGCAAACTTATCCTACAAAATCTTAAGAGGAATGAAAGTAGCGCAGGTTATCGGGCCGATCCTAATGGGATTAAAACAGCCGGTACATGTTCTTCAGATGCGTTCAAGCGTAGATGAGATCGTAAACCTTGCTACCATTGCTGTACTTGATGCTCAGAGAAGAGAAAAAAAGTAA
- a CDS encoding lysophospholipid acyltransferase family protein, with the protein MTKILNYLWRFWLLLLAFVLTITLGIPVYILSFSKKHYKYAYKFIRLWCFGMFYGMGFRYDLIKLSQEEKDKNKEYVFISNHTSIMDIMLTCIMFPDHPICFVGKMELVKIPIFGTIYKRICVMVDRSSARSRADVYRRCAEKMEEGNSIAIFPEGGVPDDTSIILDEFKDGAFMLSSKHNSPIAVYTFIGLKEMFPFENSKGYPGRVKVYFNGIIEPTASPKDSKAEAYQVIKKTLIEHSI; encoded by the coding sequence GTGACAAAAATTTTAAATTATCTGTGGCGATTTTGGCTGTTGTTGTTAGCATTTGTTTTAACAATTACCCTAGGAATCCCTGTCTATATTTTATCTTTCAGCAAAAAGCATTATAAATATGCTTACAAGTTCATCAGACTTTGGTGCTTCGGTATGTTTTACGGCATGGGTTTCAGATATGATCTCATCAAGCTATCCCAAGAGGAAAAAGATAAAAATAAAGAGTATGTTTTCATTTCTAATCACACTTCCATTATGGATATTATGCTTACCTGCATTATGTTTCCGGATCATCCTATTTGTTTTGTAGGCAAGATGGAACTGGTTAAGATTCCTATCTTCGGAACGATTTATAAAAGGATATGTGTGATGGTAGACAGATCCAGTGCCAGAAGCCGTGCTGATGTATACCGAAGATGTGCCGAGAAAATGGAAGAAGGCAACAGTATTGCTATTTTCCCCGAAGGAGGAGTACCTGACGATACATCCATTATTTTGGATGAATTTAAAGATGGTGCATTTATGCTGTCTTCAAAACACAACTCCCCTATCGCCGTTTACACTTTTATAGGACTTAAGGAAATGTTTCCTTTTGAAAACTCTAAGGGCTACCCAGGAAGAGTAAAGGTCTATTTCAATGGAATTATAGAGCCTACAGCTTCTCCAAAAGACTCAAAGGCAGAAGCTTATCAAGTAATTAAAAAAACCTTGATAGAGCATTCCATTTAA
- a CDS encoding DUF3810 domain-containing protein — protein MMIAFFEWFFEFQKEPHQRLFSWLPFSIGDIIYVLLGIILLYSLITSFKKKNRNTSIIRILIIVNIFYFTYQIFWGMLYFQTPIIHKLSSQEKPEIGKAKRLALHYLEKCKTTRQSVHEDHNGIFVVTDLKSVQQEILRQQTKLPLNISDKKAPQVLSIKHSLFKNIMSYTGILGYYNPFTAEAQYNSELPSTFIPFTTAHESSHQLGFAREQEANFVGYLMGVNSTNLDLRYSTEYFTLKSLLRFIVDEDPEFVKSVIKNYSPAMKRDRSYERSFIFRHQGWLDEFFGFTNNLFLQSNQQEGSVTYSYFIDLLLNYEK, from the coding sequence ATGATGATTGCCTTTTTTGAATGGTTCTTTGAGTTTCAGAAAGAACCTCACCAAAGGCTGTTTAGCTGGCTTCCGTTTTCCATTGGGGACATTATCTATGTATTACTGGGAATTATCCTTTTATACAGCCTTATTACCTCATTTAAGAAGAAGAACAGAAATACATCCATTATCAGGATCCTGATAATCGTGAATATCTTTTACTTTACCTATCAGATTTTCTGGGGAATGCTCTACTTTCAGACGCCCATCATCCATAAACTTTCAAGTCAGGAAAAGCCCGAAATAGGAAAAGCAAAAAGACTGGCACTGCATTATCTTGAAAAGTGCAAAACAACCCGACAATCTGTGCATGAAGATCATAATGGAATATTCGTTGTTACTGATCTGAAATCTGTACAGCAGGAAATATTAAGACAGCAAACTAAGCTTCCGTTAAATATTTCAGATAAAAAAGCACCACAGGTTCTTTCCATAAAGCATAGTTTATTTAAAAATATAATGAGCTATACTGGTATTTTAGGCTACTATAATCCTTTTACAGCAGAAGCGCAATACAATTCTGAACTGCCCTCTACTTTTATCCCTTTTACAACAGCTCATGAAAGTTCTCACCAACTTGGGTTTGCCCGGGAGCAGGAAGCTAATTTTGTGGGCTATCTGATGGGGGTAAATTCCACGAATCTGGATTTGAGATACAGTACGGAGTATTTTACCTTAAAAAGTCTTTTACGGTTTATTGTGGATGAAGATCCTGAATTTGTAAAATCTGTGATTAAGAACTACTCTCCTGCCATGAAAAGAGATCGTTCCTATGAAAGGAGCTTCATTTTTAGACATCAGGGATGGCTTGATGAGTTCTTTGGGTTCACCAATAATCTGTTCTTACAGAGTAATCAACAGGAAGGTTCTGTTACCTATTCCTACTTTATAGACCTCCTTTTGAACTACGAAAAATAA
- a CDS encoding lantibiotic dehydratase family protein, translated as MSRFPYQFFDQYIFRSSLFPFKEFIENADNEKFSDEDLKKICSDPVFLEAVYLASPYLHGEIEKWMRVGESLSAKKEEKLRQTILKYYNRMSTRCTPFGLFAGVGLGVFDDSVHDEFNRKWVRDTKLDMHFLVALSQSLVKIPEIHKKILYFPNTSIYTVGRRIRYVEYEYIEGKRQYIISSIYRSQELDEVLDIAKSGKTSDELIQILSRAEITQADAVDFINELIENQILVSQLEPNVSGDDFLNIMIRILTELGVEKEVNILKSIQRKLEELDENIGNSTQLYNEAEELMRSFNIDYEKKFLFQTDLYFKNTFKLPIHWKKEVKKAIAFFNKINTAGKESDFEKFKKAFREKFDTKEVPLAYVMDTEIGIGYRQGHTVKALHPYLDDLIIPQVKEKKKLQITLNPVQVMLNSKIQDCLQENQCCIELFDDDLKDFEENWTDLPDTLSFMAEIFSDKEQEKLHLYRGGGSTAAELSARFCSEKSNINHFTKSIAEKEKELNPDIILAEIVHLPEARIGNIIRRPLLRDYEIPYLAASVLSEEKQIAIDDLYISLKNDRIILRSQKHNKEVRPYLTNAHNYSVDSLPVYHFLSDLYFQTHCSDLGFDWGSLARIYHFLPRVEYKNIILSKARWRIRKEDVSLLLSKTENRELFLSTFKIWRDKRKIPQWVQLIKLDNTQLLNLENYDSVKLFMDTIETKKSVIIEEFLHHEKNDFAYQFVFSLYKNQ; from the coding sequence ATGTCTCGTTTTCCCTATCAGTTCTTTGATCAGTATATTTTCCGTTCCTCATTATTTCCTTTTAAGGAATTTATAGAAAATGCTGATAATGAGAAGTTTTCAGATGAAGACCTGAAAAAGATATGTTCTGATCCTGTTTTCCTTGAAGCTGTTTATCTGGCTTCTCCCTATTTACATGGAGAAATAGAAAAATGGATGAGGGTAGGAGAATCTCTATCAGCAAAGAAAGAAGAGAAACTGAGACAGACTATTTTGAAATATTATAATCGGATGAGTACCAGGTGTACACCATTCGGTTTATTTGCAGGAGTTGGATTGGGCGTTTTTGATGATAGCGTTCATGATGAATTTAACCGAAAATGGGTACGAGATACAAAACTGGATATGCACTTTCTGGTGGCATTATCTCAAAGCTTGGTAAAAATACCGGAAATACATAAAAAGATACTATATTTTCCCAATACAAGTATTTATACTGTAGGACGAAGAATTCGGTATGTAGAGTATGAATATATTGAAGGGAAAAGACAATATATAATTTCATCAATTTACAGATCACAGGAGCTGGATGAAGTTTTGGATATAGCCAAAAGCGGAAAAACATCAGACGAACTTATACAGATTTTGAGCCGAGCAGAAATTACGCAAGCCGATGCCGTAGACTTTATCAATGAACTTATTGAAAATCAAATTTTGGTAAGTCAATTGGAACCCAATGTTTCCGGAGACGATTTTTTGAATATCATGATTAGAATCTTAACGGAGCTGGGAGTAGAAAAGGAGGTGAATATTCTGAAATCCATACAAAGAAAGCTTGAAGAGCTGGATGAAAATATAGGTAATTCAACTCAACTGTATAATGAAGCTGAAGAGTTGATGCGTTCTTTTAATATCGACTATGAAAAGAAATTTCTGTTTCAAACTGATTTGTACTTTAAAAATACATTTAAGCTTCCCATACACTGGAAAAAAGAAGTAAAGAAAGCAATAGCCTTTTTTAATAAAATCAACACCGCCGGTAAAGAATCAGATTTTGAAAAGTTCAAGAAAGCCTTTCGTGAAAAATTTGATACAAAAGAAGTCCCGCTTGCCTATGTTATGGATACAGAAATTGGGATAGGTTACAGGCAGGGACACACTGTGAAAGCTTTACATCCTTATTTGGACGATCTTATTATTCCTCAGGTAAAAGAGAAGAAAAAGCTGCAAATTACTTTGAATCCTGTACAGGTTATGCTAAACAGTAAAATTCAAGATTGTTTACAGGAAAACCAGTGCTGTATTGAACTTTTTGATGACGATCTTAAAGATTTTGAAGAAAATTGGACTGACTTGCCGGACACTTTATCATTTATGGCTGAAATATTTTCAGATAAAGAACAGGAAAAACTACATCTCTACCGAGGAGGCGGAAGCACTGCTGCAGAACTATCAGCCAGATTTTGTTCTGAGAAATCAAATATCAATCATTTTACAAAAAGTATAGCTGAGAAAGAAAAAGAACTCAATCCAGATATTATATTAGCAGAAATAGTTCATCTTCCTGAGGCAAGGATAGGGAATATCATTCGCCGTCCATTACTGAGGGATTATGAAATTCCTTATCTGGCTGCTTCTGTATTATCGGAAGAAAAGCAAATTGCTATAGATGATCTGTATATTTCTCTCAAAAATGACAGGATCATTTTACGTTCTCAAAAGCATAATAAAGAAGTAAGGCCCTATCTTACGAATGCACATAATTATTCAGTAGATTCATTGCCGGTTTATCATTTCCTTTCTGACCTCTATTTTCAGACTCATTGTTCAGATCTTGGGTTTGACTGGGGGAGCCTTGCACGTATCTATCATTTTTTACCCAGGGTTGAGTATAAAAATATTATTCTGAGTAAAGCAAGATGGCGGATCAGAAAAGAAGATGTGAGTCTGCTTTTGTCAAAAACTGAAAATAGAGAATTGTTTTTATCCACATTTAAAATTTGGAGAGATAAAAGAAAGATACCCCAATGGGTACAATTGATAAAACTGGATAATACACAGTTATTAAATCTGGAAAACTATGATTCTGTAAAACTATTCATGGATACTATAGAAACAAAGAAATCAGTAATTATTGAAGAATTTCTTCATCACGAAAAGAATGATTTTGCGTATCAGTTTGTATTTTCTCTTTATAAAAACCAATAA
- a CDS encoding ATPase, with product MVAIVDSGSTKSDWVILDDFKKVFLKTETIGFNPNFINRELIAPEIQKNSNLILVKNSITKVFFYGSGCGVKKNCETIEEELKKVFGKAEIIVKEDLMAAAYAAYSGKPAIVCILGTGSNSCYFDGENLKIELPSLGFLIGDEGSGSAIGKQLVRRYFMKKLPADLHSEFEADYQLTIEDALKNMYHSPRPNAYLANFNKFVIERKDHPYFKNMVFEEMKSFFEYQVLPYQEAKDAEINFIGSIAYYYENILRSVAAELNLNVGHVVQKPIESLVDYHIKYIL from the coding sequence ATGGTTGCTATTGTAGATAGTGGTTCTACTAAATCGGATTGGGTAATTCTTGATGACTTTAAGAAAGTTTTTTTGAAAACTGAAACCATCGGCTTCAATCCGAATTTTATCAACAGAGAACTTATCGCTCCGGAAATACAGAAAAACAGCAACCTTATATTGGTCAAAAATTCAATTACCAAAGTTTTTTTCTATGGTTCTGGATGTGGTGTGAAAAAAAACTGCGAAACCATAGAAGAGGAACTTAAAAAAGTATTTGGAAAAGCTGAAATTATTGTAAAAGAAGATCTTATGGCCGCTGCATATGCTGCATATAGCGGGAAACCAGCTATTGTATGTATACTGGGTACCGGATCAAACTCCTGTTATTTTGATGGTGAGAACCTGAAGATAGAATTACCATCCCTTGGATTCCTGATTGGAGATGAGGGTAGCGGAAGTGCGATCGGAAAGCAGTTGGTACGAAGATATTTTATGAAAAAACTACCTGCAGATCTTCATAGTGAATTTGAGGCAGATTACCAGCTTACCATAGAAGATGCATTGAAAAACATGTATCACTCTCCAAGACCCAATGCTTATTTAGCGAATTTCAATAAATTTGTTATCGAAAGAAAGGATCATCCTTACTTTAAGAACATGGTTTTCGAGGAAATGAAAAGTTTCTTTGAATATCAGGTTCTCCCTTACCAGGAAGCAAAGGATGCTGAGATCAATTTCATTGGCTCCATTGCTTATTATTACGAAAATATTCTACGTTCTGTAGCAGCAGAACTTAATTTAAATGTGGGACATGTAGTTCAGAAACCAATTGAAAGTTTAGTAGATTACCACATTAAATATATACTCTAA